The following proteins are co-located in the Primulina tabacum isolate GXHZ01 chromosome 11, ASM2559414v2, whole genome shotgun sequence genome:
- the LOC142519086 gene encoding phospholipase A(1) DAD1, chloroplastic-like, with protein MRISSIKSVRPCTLSSVQFELPIAINTIPTKKNSSVALRTQKSYLKCGILDSIDGSKNLSLMEPAKVSKRWREYQGIKNWEGLLDPLDDNLRREIIRYGNFIEATYQSYNLDISSPSYGTCRYSKRILLDESGFSKTGYRVCRNLTANSGIRLPRWMPTWMAMQSSWIGYVAVCQNKKEIARLGRRDVVIALRGTVTCLEWLENLRATLTPLSGTDNGSDSDSYPDPDSEVPMVESGFLSLYTSTFENRPSLQTLLKQEISRILEKYRNEPLSFTITGHSLGAALATVAAYDIKNTFGNSALVTVISFAGPRVGNWSFRCELEKQGTKILRIVNSDDLITKVPGFVIENNEQNQFSDNFSSNNAPAGLGGWVHKLVEDMQWVYADVGCELRLSSRDSPYLSGINIATCHDLKTYLHLVDGFVGSNCPFRATARKIINKNLGSG; from the coding sequence ATGCGCATTTCATCTATCAAAAGCGTACGGCCATGCACCTTATCGAGCGTACAATTCGAGCTCCCCATTGCCATTAATACAATACCCACCAAGAAAAACTCGAGCGTTGCTCTTCGAACCCAGAAAAGTTACTTAAAATGCGGAATTTTAGATAGCATTGATGGATCCAAGAACTTGTCCTTGATGGAACCAGCCAAGGTTAGCAAGAGGTGGAGGGAGTACCAAGGGATCAAGAACTGGGAAGGACTACTCGACCCGCTCGACGACAATTTACGACGCGAGATCATTCGTTATGGGAACTTCATCGAGGCAACGTACCAGTCATACAATTTGGACATTTCATCTCCCTCGTATGGTACTTGTCGTTACTCTAAAAGAATCCTACTCGATGAGTCGGGATTTAGCAAAACGGGTTATAGAGTTTGTAGGAATCTGACCGCCAACTCCGGGATACGATTGCCGCGATGGATGCCAACATGGATGGCCATGCAATCCAGCTGGATCGGTTACGTGGCGGTTTGCCAGAACAAGAAAGAGATCGCCAGGCTCGGCAGGCGGGACGTGGTCATTGCGTTGCGTGGCACGGTCACTTGTCTCGAATGGCTAGAAAATCTGAGGGCAACCTTAACTCCCCTCTCTGGCACGGACAACGGTTCTGATTCCGACAGTTATCCCGATCCCGACTCGGAAGTACCGATGGTGGAGAgtggatttttaagtttatacACCTCCACGTTTGAAAACCGGCCAAGTTTACAAACTCTACTGAAACAGGAGATATCACGAATCCTGGAAAAATACAGGAATGAACCACTGAGCTTCACCATCACCGGCCACTCCCTAGGGGCGGCTTTGGCTACTGTCGCCGCCTACGACATcaaaaacacttttggaaactcGGCCCTTGTCACCGTCATCTCCTTCGCGGGGCCGAGAGTCGGAAACTGGAGCTTCAGATGTGAGCTGGAGAAGCAAGGCACCAAAATCTTGCGCATTGTCAACTCTGACGATCTCATTACCAAAGTCCCAGGATTCGTCATAGAAAATAACGAACAGAATCAGTTTTCGGACAATTTTTCATCCAACAACGCTCCGGCGGGTCTTGGCGGATGGGTTCATAAGCTGGTGGAGGATATGCAATGGGTCTACGCCGATGTTGGCTGCGAGCTGCGGCTGAGCAGCCGTGACTCGCCGTACTTAAGTGGCATCAACATTGCCACGTGCCACGATCTCAAGACGTATCTTCATCTCGTTGACGGATTTGTGGGTTCAAACTGTCCCTTCCGGGCCACAGCAAGaaaaataattaacaaaaacCTCGGCAGCGGATAA
- the LOC142519569 gene encoding uncharacterized protein LOC142519569, translating to MATETNVQRETVQVVPPQVVPHGTPRAAAVSVPASHGEKPEKFTGVDFKRWQQKMLFYLTMLNLARFLTEDAPKLNEGEGDVESVSAVEAWNHSDFLCRNYVLNGLADSLYNVFCEKKTAKELWESLDRKYKTEDAGAKKFLVGRFLDFKMVDSKPVISQVQERQVILHEIHGEGMTLSESFQVAAIVEKLPPAWKDFKNYLKHKRKEMNVEELIVRLRIEEDNKSSERRLFSPVVAKANVVEHGKSSKKRPFSPPTES from the coding sequence ATGGCTACTGAAACTAACGTGCAAAGGGAAACTGTTCAAGTTGTCCCTCCTCAAGTTGTCCCTCATGGTACCCCACGTGCTGCTGCGGTTTCTGTTCCAGCGAGTCACGGTGAAAAACCCGAGAAGTTTACTGGTGTGGACTTCAAAAGGTGGCAGCAGAAGATGCTGTTTTACTTGACGATGCTTAACCTGGCCAGATTCCTCACTGAGGATGCTCCTAAACTCAACGAGGGTGAGGGAGATGTTGAATCTGTTAGTGCGGTTGAGGCATGGAATCATTCTGATTTCTTGTGCCGAAACTATGTACTAAACGGATTGGCAGATTCGCTCTACAACGTGTTTTGCGAAAAGAAAACGGCTAAAGAGCTGTGGGAATCCCTTGACAGAAAGTACAAAACCGAGGATGCCGGGGCCAAGAAGTTTCTTGTTGGTCGCTTTCTGGACTTTAAAATGGTGGATTCAAAGCCGGTTATCAGTCAAGTTCAAGAACGACAAGTGATTCTTCACGAGATTCACGGTGAGGGGATGACTTTGAGCGAATCATTCCAAGTGGCTGCTATTGTTGAGAAACTACCACCAGCTTGGAAGGATTTCAAGAATTACTTGAAGCACAAACGAAAGGAGATGAATGTTGAAGAGCTCATTGTTCGACTTCGTATTGAGGAAGACAACAAGAGTTCGGAAAGAAGATTGTTCTCTCCTGTTGTTGCTAAGGCAAATGTTGTCGAGCATGGTAAAAGCTCGAAAAAGAGACCATTCTCTCCTCCAACAGAAAGTTGA
- the LOC142519568 gene encoding putative mitochondrial protein AtMg00820, with amino-acid sequence MESEPQSFKEAISSSEGPLWKKAINSEMESILQNHTWELVHLPPGSKPLGCKWVFKRKMKSDGTIDKYKARLVIKGYHQREGLDYFDTYSPVSRITSIRVILAIAALRNLEVHQMDVKTAF; translated from the coding sequence atGGAAAGTGAACCTCAAAGCTTCAAGGAAGCAATTAGTTCATCTGAGGGACCTCTATGGAAAAAGGCTATCAATTCCGAAATGGAATCCATTTTACAAAACCATACGTGGGAATTAGTACATCTTCCTCCGGGAAGCAAACCACTAGGCTGTaaatgggttttcaaaaggaaaatgaaatcagatggaaCCATAGATAAGTATAAAGCCAGATTGGTAATTAAAGGTTACCATCAACGTGAAGGGCTTGATTACTTTGACACATATTCTCCTGTATCGAGAATAACCTCTATTCGTGTGATACTTGCGATTGCCGCCTTGCGGAATCTTGAAGTACACCAAATGGACGTAAAGACTGCTTTCTAA